The Acipenser ruthenus chromosome 11, fAciRut3.2 maternal haplotype, whole genome shotgun sequence region tgtattattgatagtaattatagttttatcttgaagttaatgtttttgatactgtaaacattttaaacggcacacaattatgctgaggtgggaagcaAACAggaacgtgataaacatttacagtgcagactattttgtatttaagAGGTACCGTTTCaaataaaaggttgaaaaccTGTGCTGTACAGTAAGTACAAAAACAGCAGGCCTCATTGCTACAAGCATACTGTACATGTGGACATATCACCACACGAGGGCACTATTTGCATTCTATTGAAACAAACAGAATCTTGGAGGGGTTTGGGGGTTCCATTCCATTGATATCCTgatacactgttttaaataaatgatgcaATTGAACCAAATAAACCCACTCAGCTCCTCAAGTAGTAATTATCTGATTAATGCCTGCTATTAACCCTGTGGTGGTATTGGGCCTTGAGAACCGGAGTGTCCCACATCTGCATGTAATATGTTTGTTTCCCCactgaaatatatattaatatatttctgATAAAATATACAAATGCTAACACTTGTGATAGGAGGCCTGGAGCTACACTGCCCTACTTTTAAGGAATGTATTGTTAATAaaagaaagaagaacaaatgAGAATGTTTATTAACCATCATCCCAAAACAGTCCTTAATTAAACTGGGCCTATAGTTTCAAGATTAtactattattataataattaaccGTAAggcttctgtatttaaaaaaagtagaATATCCTGATGCACTGAATTACTTGCAAGTCTGCAAGCATATTGAAGTAACACTATTAACCATAATACtaatacgactacgactactaataatactaatatgatgatgatgataatgatgtgTCTACTACACAGCACAGTCCTAGCTTATCTaatattgttttatatgttttaacaaacatgCAATAACTAACTAAACTAACTAAAAATGAACTGCTGGTATATAGGAATGCAACTTAAAATACCACTGAAAATATTAACATATTACATAAGTTATATGCGTGACTGAATGTTTCCATGCAACTTGCCAGCTTTCCCCTATGATTTCTTTATAAATTGCATTTTACATCTAAATTGTTACTTCTGCGATTTATAAAAAGCTATATACCACACAAACGAAATGCACGACAACAACATGCTGAGTGATAGTGGCAGCTAGGCTATTCAAATACAGATTACCCAGTACTGCTTTTACCAAGGGGAGTAAAAATGTAAGGTGTCACAAACAATCCCTTTAATCTGTTTTAAATTCAGAACCCCACATTCTCAATTTCTCAATAGCACTCTATAGCAATATAATGTATTCTTGGCACTCATAAGcgatttaaacaaaatgtatatatatatatatatatatatatatatatatatatatatatatagtctacaAAAGCAAAACCAGCCTTTCAGAAGACATTTCAGAAAGCAAAAATAAGCAAACACTTTTACGTACTCTCTTCGTTTTTAAACCAAACAACAGCGTGATTTCTGCTGGTGTCTTCATACTCCACTCGACAGTCGCCCCCGTTAGATTTCTTCTTACTCTGGAAGTAAATCTGAAGtttgtttttaacagtattagaATTAGCAGAGCTCCAATCGCCTTCTATAAAGAGCGGGTATGGACACGTCTCCGCCATCGTTACCAGCGGTAAAAACTGCAGTTATTTCCTTGCTCGATGATACAGAGCAAGTTCATTTCGTTTCACTTTCATTTCTCGGAAAGTCCCCTAACAAAACAACCTTCTGGATACATACTGCAGACTGTATCCAATCAGCTAATCACCACACCTATTGAGTGCCGCGGCTACTAGTAAGTTATAGGCTAGTTGTTTAACAAAACGTTTGTCTAAACTTTTTGCATAACATGtaacttttaattaattaaaaccttTTAAATAACCGTTTAAAgctaatgtgtgtttttaatgcttGCTACTAGCCCTTTAAAATGATGCAGTTAGTGTAGTGAATAATGGCAAGAATAaagacagtttttaaaaaaaaaaacctgcagtgtATATCAAAGCTAAAACGATTTTAAACCTAAAGCGGAGGGGAGATTTTCAGACTTTGTTATTTGATTGGagattttaaaaattaaactcttagccgtttttatttaataaatactgtaacttaAAAAGCGCTTTTTGGGTCGTTTTCTAAACTAGACGTTGACAGTAGTGTTTGAAACACCATTTTGCAAGACCGTAGCGCCTCCGTACAAAGACCAAGTGCAGTTACAGTCAAAGTTTCACTTTCGATTTCTTGTAAGTaggtggttgttttttttgcgTGCAAATGAAGGCATAATCATATAGAAACTGATTCGGGATCCTGAAAAGAAGGTTAATTAATCTCCAGTAAGTAAATACATTACGTGCTTTTAATAATGGCgtgtttctaaaataataatgtgtttggaTCTATCAACATTCGTTTTTATTCTTCGTATAGTGAAAAAAACTCCTGTTCTGCGGTAGGTAAGTATGCTGGATTAGCGCCTGCTCTAGTCTTGAATATATTTTCATTGCGTCCTTGTGAAAGACAACAggtttttcttgttttagttcctttattttttacattgtttaaTAGGTATTCACTTTCAAAATCGACGACTGGGTTGCAACTAGAGCGCACTTTGAGTTCTCAACAGAACTACTACAGGTAATATATATAACTACTTTTTTCATATTCTATGCCGTTTTGGGTCAGCATCTACATGAAAGATTTATTAACTTGGGCTGTGCACGaatgactttatatatatatatatatatatatatataatatatatatatatatataacgttttaattatgtattgtatatttttttctgatgttGTTGCTTACATAAAAATggcacacaaataaaataaataaatagcacacaAATAAAAGGGTAATTGCATTAAGTCTTAGATTACTTTAGAGAACTTTTGATGATACCCAGAAGTATGTCATGttagtactgtattgtatttcaacttttatttgattttttttcacttgtagCTTTTTCAAAGAATAGTTTTAAGGAGAGCATGATGAATATGAATGAAACCATCATACAAGTTCCAGCTGATAGTGAAATTGCACAAACTCTAAGTGAACATGGGGACTTAAGCTATGTTGTGAGGAGCAAATTTGGATGTGATGCTGTTCTTAAGAATGCCAAAGCTATTGGATCTCAGTGGGGAAACCCACAAGCAGGATCCTTCAAACCTGAAATTAGGTATTCAAAGACACTGGACAAGGGGCTGAAGATCTCTGTCTGGAAAGATGATTTGACCACACACAAGGTTGATGCTGTGGTCAATGCTGCCAATGCTAGATTACAGCATTATGGTGGCCTTGCTGCTGCATTGTCAATGGCAGGTGGGCCAACAATACAAACGATGAGTGATGAAATCATAAGAAAGAACGGGGATGTGCCTACTGGTGAAGCAGTTGTTACTACAGCAGGGCACCTTCCCTGTAAGATGATTATTCATGCTGTTGGCCCTCAGTGCAATCCACAGATCAGTAAACATGAACTGGATCATGCATCAACTCTGCTCGAAAAAGCTGTATGTAGTGTGATAAAGAAAGCAGAGAAAGAAGGTATTCATTCCGTTGCCATTCCTGCTTTAAGCTCCGGTTTATTCAGCTTCCCTCTAGCTCTCTGCGCTGAAATcattgtaaaaacaataaaacgaTTGCATAACTATTCAAAGAAGAGTAGTTTAAATGAGATCCGCTTGGTTAATCACGATGATAAAACAGTCGTTGAAATGGAAAAGGCCTGCAGAACAGTGCTTGGCCCTGCAGATGACAAAAGACTATCCTACAGTGACGCTGTAACAAATCACACACCTACCCAATCAGCAGATTCAGTCCGAATAGGAAATGTCACTGTGCATATCAAACAGGGGTGTATTGAAGATGAGAAGGTAAGATCTCAATTCATGTATGTACTattgttccagaaaaaaaaaaaaaaaaaaaaactaatgataatatcatatatatatatatatatatatatatatatatatatatatatatatatatatatatatatatccacaacATATATATCTTACATCTTGTTAACATGAAACATCCAACAGCCATTAAACAATAAACTTAACATTATTAGAGCAGAATTTAATATATTCATGCAACGCTGCTGccacttttttaaacatttctcaGAAACTGTTTTAGATACAAGCTTGTTATGAAAATTCCTTTGACTTAGATGAATCAGTAGGGTTTTCGTGTCAATTTTATTCCACTGTCTTCTTTACAGTTGGTTCACAGCAGTTTTGTGTCTGCATTAATGATACAGATCTTACTCGCATACATGTGTAATATTTGACATCCTGTTTCAAATCTCTTCCACCAGAGATGACTTTCCCCTTACGTTAAGCCTGGGTTTGAATGGTTTTTGAACAataatggttttgtttttgcaggCTAATGTGATTGTGAATACAGTGGCAACAGATCTTAATTTAAGCCAAGGGAATGTTTCTCTTGCAATTCTGAGTAAAGCTGGGAGACAACTTCAgcatgaaataaataaagtaacaaaCTCATATGCACAGCATGGTGATGTGATAAAAACTAGAGGATTCCAAATGGGCTGTGATTTTCTATATCACACTGTATGCCCATTCTGGTCAGATTACAAGTCATCAGAGGTTTGTACtgtatcattattttattaatttagaaATCAAAACAACACTTTGTATGATGGATTTTCAGTGCTTTACATTGAGTCATTTGGTAATATGTTTGTGTGTCTCATTCTTAGTCCAAAGAAGTGTGTTTATTGCCAATGTAACAGGTGGGGGATAACTGCAGACTGACAACCTTTCTGCTCCCTAATGAGGGTCTTCACCTCatttcaccagcaggggtcagcatTACCCCTGACAGCAGGGCGTGTTTATTACAGGTTCAGAAATCTGAACCTATTTAAAGATGCCTATCTGTTTTTAACTTTTGGAATATTTTTAAGAAACCATATTGTTGTAAATAGATGTTAAATTGATAGTTGATAAGTTTTGCTTCATGTTATGTCGGCTTACTTGTATTACCTATacagttgtatttgttttattgtgtgggTGTTTGTTTCTACTGTATGTGGAGcatcttatttttctttttttttttatagatactTTCTAAAATTGTGATGAAGTCTTTACGTATGGCTGAAAGTGACTCGGAGAAATCCATTGCATTCCCTGCCATTGGCACCGGAAATCTGGGTTTCCCTAAAGACAAAGTAGCAAAAATCATGATAGAACAAGTTTTAGATTTTGCTGAACGCGTTTATAAGGGCAGTAAACTTGACGTCTTCTTTGTTCTATATCCACCTGATCAGGGCACTGTCAAGGTAATGTGTGTATGTGGCGTTTCATCTATAGTTATGCAAATAGTGCTATCCATTAAATCTGCATAAAAACGAGTTGTTACAAAGAAAATCTTTAATATCCAAAAAACAAATATCAGAGGGATGGAGATACTATATCACACAGAGAATGGTGAGGATAATTGGTTACCTCGTGACATTTTTAGGAGGCACAGAGAACTGTATTAGTGTAACACAGCAGATTAACACATTGGGTTTGTGGTAATGAATAAATGCAGTAGCCATCAGTAGATCGGGAGTATAGCTGTTTCTAAAACAGCGGAGAGAATTCCTGTTGATGGTGTTGGTGAATATTTATCAGTATGAATGCCTGGCCTATATGTA contains the following coding sequences:
- the LOC117426845 gene encoding protein mono-ADP-ribosyltransferase PARP9-like, coding for MMNMNETIIQVPADSEIAQTLSEHGDLSYVVRSKFGCDAVLKNAKAIGSQWGNPQAGSFKPEIRYSKTLDKGLKISVWKDDLTTHKVDAVVNAANARLQHYGGLAAALSMAGGPTIQTMSDEIIRKNGDVPTGEAVVTTAGHLPCKMIIHAVGPQCNPQISKHELDHASTLLEKAVCSVIKKAEKEGIHSVAIPALSSGLFSFPLALCAEIIVKTIKRLHNYSKKSSLNEIRLVNHDDKTVVEMEKACRTVLGPADDKRLSYSDAVTNHTPTQSADSVRIGNVTVHIKQGCIEDEKANVIVNTVATDLNLSQGNVSLAILSKAGRQLQHEINKVTNSYAQHGDVIKTRGFQMGCDFLYHTVCPFWSDYKSSEILSKIVMKSLRMAESDSEKSIAFPAIGTGNLGFPKDKVAKIMIEQVLDFAERVYKGSKLDVFFVLYPPDQGTVKAFEKELKAVKGRLKSAGSQASDSSTNESNRWKDAMSSSLGTNKQGPCVEIFGEDKEAIMEAEKWIRFTLLRSPERLTIQNNHIYYFGQKEHVDLSRFQCIYEVSIKEMVKDGKASLEITGTPQRVIKTMLAVEKLCCEVQEEYAMAEENEMLQSLVQWRCTDIPALAETEITSSIERAYLSRKMSPVIIINGQKIKVSFNFRQQSAIAMTDHGKAYNFERKCLLEMDHAEMYTTLNGSFYQRIVEDSYKNQHKEKVQLYKKTGLEVVKIESIKNPLLRIHFELKKNALGGKVQTLYHRVPAQFCIPVCRAGFQRVYSQPEKQNLGAGLYFNETLDTLMRDQSNDFERDAMIYIFEAQVVTGKTTNGSPDLIVPPSQRADSMTRYDSVSGGTSTHVIFNSRQAYPEYLITCRQSSASP